The segment GCTTGGTCAACGTCGTCACGAGCACGCGCTCGCCCGCGGCCGCGGCGGCTTTGATTTCGCCAATCAGGTTCTCAACCTGTCCCTTCGTTGGCCGAATCACGATCTCGGGGTCGAGCAGCCCCGTCGGTCGGACGAGCTGCTCCGCGACGACCGTCGAACGCTTCAGCTCGAACTCGGCCGGCGTGGCCGAGACATACAACGCCTGGTGCGTGATCTGCTCGAACTCCTCGAAAGTCTGCGGCCGGTTGTCCAGCGCCGACGGCAGTCGGAAGCCGAAATCGACCAGCGTCTGCTTGCGCGCGCGATCGCCGTTGAACATGCCGCCGATCTGCGGCACGGTCGCGTGACTCTCGTCGATCATCAGCAGAAAATCCTTCGGGAAAAAGTCGATCAGGCAGAACGGCCGCTCGCCCGCCTTCCGACCGGTGAGATGCCGCGAGTAGTTCTCGATGCCGTTGCAGAAGCCCATTTCCTGCAGCATCTCCAGATCATAGTTGGTCCGCATCCGGACCCGCTGCGCCTCGAGATACTGGCCTTTTTGCTCAAAATAGGCCACGCGCTCGTCGAGCTCCGCCTTGATCGAGCGGATCGCCGGGTCGAGCCGGCCGCGTGAGGTGACATACTGGTTCGCTGGGTAAAGATCGAATTGCTCGAGATTGCGCAGCACCTTGCCGGAAACCGGATCGAACTCGGTGATCGCCTCGACCTCGTCGCCGAAAAACTCGACGCGCAGTCCGTGCTCCAGATACGCCGGCATCACGTCGACGACGTCGCCCCGCACGCGAAAGGTGCCGCGCTTCAGCTCGTAGTCGTTCCGGTCGTAAATATTGTCGACCAGCCGTTCGAGGAAGCGATGCCGACCGAGCTGTTCGCCACGCCGGAGCGGAATCCGCAGCTCGGTGAACTCCTCCGGCGAGCCCAGGCCGTAGATGCACGACACGCTGGCCACGACCACCACATCGCGCCGCGACACGAGCGAACTCGTCGCCGCGATCCGCAGCCGTTCGATCTCCTCGTTGATCGACGAGTCCTTCTCGATGTAGGTGTCGCTCGACGCGATGTAGGCCTCGGGCTGGTAGTAGTCGTAGTAGCTGACGAAGTATTCGACCGCGTTCTCCGGGAAGAAATTCTTGAACTCGGAATAGAGCTGCGCCGCGAGGGTCTTGTTGTGCGAGATGATCAGCGTCGGCCGCTCGCACCGCGCAATCACGTTGGCCATCGTGAAGGTTTTGCCGGAGCCGGTGACGCCGAGCAGCGTTTGATGGCGATTCCCGGCGTGGATCGAGGCCACGAGCTGCTCGATCGCCTGCGGCTGGTCGCCCGTCGGCTGGTAGTCGGCGTGGAGTTTGAAGAGCATGCGAACCCACAAGCCAGCGCAAGAACCCGCGGTTTTCAACCCGGCTCTCGTGCCGCGGGCGTCCCGCCCACCTGGACGCCACTTCACGGCGGCGGGCTACAACCCGCGGAGGTCAACCGCTCGCCGATTGCTAAACCCGCGGGATTAACCCAACCTCCCCGCAAACGGATCCGTCAACCCCGACCCTCCAACCTCCTCTTCTGCATGTCCAAGGTCATCATCTCGACGCTGTACGACTCAGACGTTTTCAAGATGGCTTGCCGCCAGTTCGACAAGGCTGCCGACGCCATCAACCTCCCCGAAAATCTCCGCGATCGGACGAAATACCCCAAGCGGTGCCTCGCGGTCGCGCTGCCGATTCGTCGCGATGACGGCAGCATCAGCGTGTTCGAGGGCTACCGGGTGCAGCACAATCTCTCGACCGGCCCATCGAAGGGCGGCATCCGTTACCACCAGAACGTCACGATCGGCGAGGTCGCCGCGCTCGCGATGTGGATGAGTTGGAAATGTTCGCTGGTCGGCCTGCCCTACGGCGGCGCCAAGGGCGGCGTCGTGGTCGACCCACGCGAGCTTTCCGACGGGGAACTCGAGCGGCTGTCGCGCCGCTACATGCAGGAGATGGTGAATTTTCTCGGGCCCCACGTCGACGTACCCGCGCCGGACGTCGGCACCAACGAGCGCGTGATGGCGTGGATGATGGACACCTATTCGAACCACGTCGGCCACATCGAGCCGTCGATCGTGACGGGCAAGCCCATTTCCGTCGGCGGGTCCCAAGGCCGGCGCGAAGCCACTGGCGCCGGCGTCGCCTATCTTGCGACGCGTTATCTCGAAGATCTCGGCCTTTCGCCCGCTTCCTCCACCGTGGCCGTGCAAGGCTTCGGCAACGTCGGCAGCGAAGCGGCCCTCGCCTTCGAAAATTACGGGGTGAAGGTCATCGCACTCTCCGACTACACCGGCGGCGTCTACAATCCGAACGGCATCAACGTCCGCAAGGCCGTCGCCTATGTTCGCTCGCAAAAGGTGCTGCGCGATCTGCCTGACGCCGAACCGATCACCAACGAACAATTGCTCGAGTTGCCGTGCACCGTTCTCGCGCCGTGCGCGCTCGAACGCGTCATCACCGAGGCCAATGCGTCCAAGCTCCGCTGCCGCGTGCTCGCCGAAGGCGCCAACGGACCGACCACCAACTCCGCCGATCGGATCATCGACGAACGCGGCGACATCGAGCTAATCCCCGACGTGCTCTGCAATTCGGGCGGCGTGGTCGTTTCCTACTTCGAGTGGATTCAGAATCTGCAGAACTATTATTGGGATCGCGACGAGGTGATGAAGAAGCTGTATGCGATCCTCGACAAGGCGCGCGAGTCGGTGGAATACCAGAAACGAAAGCTCAAGTTCAGCCGACGGCTCGCGGCGTTGACGCTCGGCATCCAGCGCGTCGCCGACGCGAAAGCTGCGCGCGGTCTGTTCCCGTAAGCGGGGTGGCACGGGCGTCCCGCCCGTGATTGCAGGTGGGGCCGCCGGAACGGCGGGCTGTCCGTTTTGTCGGGGGGCCGGCTTTCGGCGCCCAAACCCTGCGGCCGAGGACGGCCGCGCTCCCACGCACGCGTGCTCGTGTCGTCGTCAGCGATCCCGTAGCGGGACGCGTCAGCATTCGCCACGCGATCCGCGCACTGGCGGTCAAGGACGCTCCGGCCGAAGCCACGAACGTGGTCCGATCGGACCACGTTCGTGGCTCCCTCCGGTTTTTGCGGATCCGAATTTCCGGGCCTGACGCACGCCAATTTCCGACCAAACGCACTTTCATTTTGCCCGATCGCCTGTCGCGCGGCCGGCATTTTGCACGCGTGTTCGCCACCGAAATTTCCCGCCGGAAAATCTCGCCGCTGATCGCCTGCAACTTACGCCGCGCAAAATCGTGGCACGTTCGTCGCTAGGGCAATTGACGCGAACGTTATCCATCGACGCCGGTCGATCGACCTTCACCGCATCAGCGGCCGCCGCGGCTGCGACGTGCTCATTTCCCACACCGCCTATGTCGTCTCCTCACTCCTCACCCATTCCTTTCACTGCGCTGCCCCCTCTCCTGCGTCGTACCGAATCCATTCTTGCCCATCACTCGAGGAGTAGTGATCGCAGTCGTGACCGCCAAAGCCCCTGGGCCGGCCCGTCCCCCGCCACCGTTCCGCCCATCATCGCGCTGTGTCACCTCAGCTGGGACTGGGTCTGGCAACGGCCGCAACAATTCCTCTCCCGGCTGGCGAAGACGCACCGCGTGCTCTTCGTCGAGACCTACTGTTCCGACGTGGCGAGCACGACCGTGCAACTGCGCGTCGCCGACGGGCATCCGAACGTCACCGTCTGCCAGATGTTTCTCCCCGCGAGCCGCTGGGCCGACGGCAAATTCATCGATCGCGAGCGCCGCCGCGCGCTCCAGCGCACCCTCGCCACCGACCTCGCCGGTCAATTCGACGACGCGATCCTGTGGTTTAACGACCCGATGGCCGTGACCGCCTTCGCCGGCCGGCTCGACGAGTCGCTCATCGTCTACGATTGCATGGACGAGCTCTCGCAATTCAAGGGTGCGCCGCCGGCGCTGCTCGAACGCGAACGGGAATTGCTCGAACTCGCCGACGTCGTTTTCTGCGGCGGCCGCAAGATGCGCGAGAAGCGGCTCCGCTATAACGCCAATTGCCACTTCTACGGCACGGGCGTCGACATCCAGCACTTCGGTGCCGCACGCTCGGACACTCTTGCCGTTGCGCCGGAGATCGCCGAACTCGGCGGACCCGTGCTCGGCTACTTTGGCGTGATTGACGAGCGGATCGACTACGAGCTGCTCGCCAAGCTCGCCGATGCGAACCCGAAATGGCACGTCGTCATGGTGGGTCCGACGACGAAGGTCGATCCGGCCACATTCCCGCAGCGGCGGAACTTGCACTGGCTCGGCGGCCGGCCCTACGCCCAGCTGCCGGCCCTCACCAAAGGTTTTTCGGTATGCTTGATGCCGTTCGCACTCAACGAGGCGACGGAATACATCAATCCCACCAAAGCGCTGGAATACATGGCCGCCGGCCGGCCCGTGGTATCGACCGCGCTCGACGAGGTGAAGTCGAACTTCAGCTCCGTTGCGCGGATCGGCCGCTCCCACGCGGAGTTCATCGAGTTCTGCCGCCGCGAGTCCGCGGTCCCGTCCGAAACGCGCGTCGCCCGCGGTCTGCGGCTCGCCGCCGACAACACTTGGGAAGCCATCGTCGCGAAGCTCGAGGGCCACGTCGCCGACGCCCTGGCCGCGCGCCGCGAGGAGTCCGCCATCGAAGTTTCCACCGTCGTGCCGCTCGTCGGCAACCAAACCGCCTATGTTTGATTATCTCATCGTCGGCGCCGGATTCGCCGGCAGCGTCCTGGCCGAACGGCTCGCCAGCGTGCAAAACAAAAAGGTGCTGCTGATCGACCGCCGCGCCCACATCGGCGGCAACGCCTACGATTGCCACAACGAGCACGGGATCCTGATTCATCGCTACGGCCCCCACATCTTCCACACGAATTCGGCGGAGATCTTTAACTATCTCTCGCGGTTCACCGAGTGGCGGCAGTATCAGCACCGCGTCCGCGCGATGGTCGACGGCCGGCTGCTGCCCATCCCGATCAATCTCGACACGGTGAACGAGCTCTACGGGCTGCACCTCACCCCGGACGGGATGAAGGAGTATCTCGCGTCGATCGCCGAGAAATGCGAACACGTGCGCACCTCCGAGGACGTCGTCGTCGGCAGCGTCGGTCGCGATCTCTACGAAAAATTCTTCCGCGGCTACACACGCAAGCAGTGGGGCCTCGATCCCTCCGAGTTGGATGCGCAGGTCACCGCGCGCGTGCCGGTGCGGTTCAACCGCGACGACCGCTACTTCACCGACACTTACCAGGCGATGCCGGCGCGCGGTTTCACCCACATGTTCGAGAACATGCTCGATCATCCCAACATCAAGATCCTGCTCAATGCCGACTACCGCGAGGTGCGCGACGAGGTGTCATTCGACCAGCTGATCTTTACCGGGCCGATCGACGAGTACTTCGACTACACGTTCGGCCGGCTGCCCTACCGCTGCCTCGAGTTCAAGCACGAGACGCATCACCGCCCGGTGTTTCAGCCCGCGCCCGTCGTGAACTACCCAAACGAGTATGCCTACACGCGCGTGACGGAGTTCAAATATCTCACGGGTCAGGATCACCCGCTCACGAGCGTCGTCTACGAGTTTCCCAAATCCGAAGGCGATCCCTACTACCCGATCCCGCGCGCCGACAACGCCGCGCTCTACAAGCGCTACCAGGCGCTCGCCGCGAACACGCCGGGCGTGCATTTCGTCGGGCGGCTCGGCACCTACCGCTACTACAACATGGATCAGGTCGTCGGCCAGGCACTCACGGTCTTCAGCCGGCTGGCGCAGACCACGCGCGCCGAAGCCTTGGCCTCCGCGTGAACCGATCCGGCTGCGGGTAGTCTACGAGCTTCTGTCATTCTGCGGCGCAGCCAAGGAATCCAGCGGACCTCCGGGTGGGTGGAGGCTCCGCTGGATTCCTTGCTGCGCCGCAATGGCTCAATGCGCGTGCACCGTTAGCTCGCAGGAACCTCGTCCTTTTTGCTCATGTTTCCTAGCTCCGCCATCCCCCGCCCCGAATATCCCCGGCCTGACCGACAGCGCGGTTTGATCGAAGGCGTCGACTGGCTCAACCTGAATGGCCCGTGGCAGTTTCGCTTCGATCCGCAGCGCCGCGGCCATGACGAGCAGTGGTTCGGGCGCAGCGGCCCCGAATGGCGCGAACAGATCATCGTCCCCTTCTGCTGGGAATCGCTCGCCGCGTGGGGGGAAGCCGACGCCGCCGGCAACGACCACTTCTACTCGACCCGCGTCTTCCTGAAACCGCTGGAGGTCACGCGCGAAAATCACCGCATCGCCGCGCGCCACGAGGTCGGCTGGTATCGGCGGCGGATCGAGATTCCGGACAACGCTCACTGGCGGAATCATCGCATCATCCTGACGATCGGCGCGGCGGATTTCGCCACCGACTGCTGGTGCAACGGCGTGCACTGCGGTCATCGCGAGGGCGGCTACGTGCCGCACGAGTTCGATCTCACCGACGCGCTCACCGCCGGCGATGCCGATTCGCCGGCGCGCGAGGCGTTGCTGGTGCTGCGGGTCGAGGACCCGATGGACAACCGCGAGCAGCCCGTGGGCAAGCAGTGGGGCTGGTACACTCCCACCAGCGGGATCTGGCAAACGGTGTTCCTCGAGCCGCGGGCCGCGACCTACATCGACAATTTCCGCATCGTTTCCGACATCGACCAGGGTCGCGTCTCGTTCGAGGTGGCCTGCGCCGGCCTGCAGCCGAATACCACGGCGCTGGTCGCGATCATCCCCCCGGACGCTCCGCCCCATCAGCTCGCGCTCACGATCAGCGGCTCGGTCGCGACGGGCGACACGGAGGTTTATCCGGTGTCGCTCTGGGACACCGCCGATCCGAAACTGTATCGCGTGGTGTTCCGGCTGCTCGAGGACGAGCGCGAGGTCGACGTCGTCCGCAGTTACTTCGGCATGCGGAAAATCGGCACCGTGCCCGCGACCGACGTGAACGCGCCGGCGATGCTTTCGCTCAACAACAAGCCGATTTACCTGCGCGGCGCACTCTACCAGTCCTACCATCCCGACGGCGTCTACACGGCCACCGATGCGCGCACGCTGTGCCGCGACATCAGCTTCGCGCGCGAGGCCGGCTTCGATTTTCTCCGCATCCACATCAAGCTCGATGATCCGCTGCTGCTCTACCACGCCGACACTCAGGGGATGCTGCTGATGCAGGATTTTCCGAACTTCGGCGAAGGCGGCGACACGCCGCTCGGTCGCCAGCGCTTCGAGGAAATGCTACGGCTCGGTTTGGCGCGCGACTTCAACCATCCGTCGATCATCGCCTGGTGCATTTTCAACGAAACCTGGGGGTTCGGCGGTCAGACCGAGCTGATGAAAGTCATCCTGCCGACCTCCCGCGCGACAAAGGAAGAGGTCAAGGAAGCCGCGCAGAAGTTGATCAACACCTCGTCGTTCAAATGGGTCCACGAGATGTGGCAGCTCGCGAAGTCGCTCGATCCCACGCGGCTGATCGAGGACATGAGCGTCGTCGCCTGGGAACATCTCGCCGCTTACGGCCACGTCGACACCGACATCAACTCCTGGCATTTCTACCTCGACGATTACGCGAAGGCGAAGGCGCACATCGAGAACGTGATTGCGAAGACGCACACGGGCTCGAGCTTCAACTACATCGAGGGCTATCAGCAGCGCGGCGTGCCGCTGATCAACAGCGAATACGGCGGGGTCGGCGCGCTCGACGGCGATCGCGACGTCAGCTGGTCGTTCAAGTTTCTCACCAACGAGCTCCGCGTGCACGGTCAGCTCTCCGCCTACATCTACACCGAGCTGCACGACGTCGAATGGGAATACAACGGGCTGCTCAACTACGACCGGACGCCGAAGGAATTCGGCTATCCCCCGAGCATGATCAACCAGGGCGACGTGCTGCCGATCAACGCGCCGCCGATCGCGCAACACGCGCCCGGATCCACCGTCGAGGTCGAGGTGTTCTCGTCGCATTTTTCCCGGCGCCGGCGCGAAGGCGTCACGCTGCAGTGGCTGGTGTCGGGCATGGACACGCTCGGCACGCATCACCCGCAACTCACCCGCGGCCGCGCGCGCATCCCGTTCACGCATCATCGCGTCGAGCTCGCGCAGCGCATTCAGGTGCGCCTGCCCGAGCAGCCGATGCTGTGCGCGCTCTCGGTCGCCGCGGTCACGGCCGACGGCCAGCCCGTCGCGAGCAACTACGTGCAACACTTCGTCTGCGGCGCGCCGCCCCCCGAGCGCGAGGAGACGGCAAACTCGCTCATCCTCCGCCGGCGCGTCACCGACTGGACGGACGCCGAATGGAGCGAGTCGCACGCGACGCGCGAGGACGCCATCAAAGCGGGTTGCTGCTACGGTTACGGCGCGGGCTATTTCGAATGGGAGTTCACCGACGAACTCATTCCGCTGATCGGCCAGGCGCGCCGCGTCCGCGTGCTCTGCGAGGTGTCCTCCCGGCGGATCGATACGCCGCAGACCGACGCGCATCGCCACCCGACGTCGTTCGAACTGCTGATCAACGACCTGCCGGTTCATCGCACCTTGCTCCCCGATCATCCGCACGACAGCCGTGGCGCGCTCAGTTATCTCCGCGGCGGCCGCGGCGGATTCGGTTACCTGATGCGCGGGGCGATCGAGGGCGAACTGTTGCAGCAAGTCGCCGCCGCGGGCGCGCGCCACGGCACGATGCGGCTGCGCTGCGCCGTGCCGGCTGACACCTTTCCCCAAGGTGGCCTGTCCGTTTACGACTACGACTGCGGCCGCTATCCGATCGGCCCGACGATTCTGATCGAGTGGGAGCAAGGGTGACGTATCGCGATGGCAGGGTCGTCCCGCCCGTGGGCGGCCTGCAGCGCAAAAACGCTCGCGGGGGAGCGCACCTGCCCCCGTCCGCTTTCCCACCCGCTGCGGGCGCTCCGGGATATCTTCGACCTGCGTCTCCGGAAAGCGCCCCACGGGTGAGCTGCGCCTCTTTCTTGCGGGACTGCAACCCGGCGCCGCCGTCGCGGTCTGCCGCCCCATGGTCGACCTGCGTCAGTCCCATTTCGGCAAGCTCGTCGCCAGCGGAGGATTTCTTTGGTGCACCGGGATCGAGGACACGTTCATCACGGCGCCGTCGCCCAAGACCGGCCGCACTCTCGACGAATACGAGCTCACCGGGCACTACGAGCACTGGCGTGAGGACATCGATTTGATGGCGGAACTCGGCGTGCCGGCCGCGCGCTACGGCATTCCCTGGCATCGGATCTGCCCACAACCCGGCGTCTGGGACTGGCAATGGGCCGACCGTCCGCTCGAACGCATGCTCGACCGCGGCATCGCGCCCATCGTCGATCTCGTCCACTACGGACTGCCGGCATGGATCGAACCGGCGTATCTCCACCCCGACTATCCCAACCACGTCGCCGAATTCGCCGCGCGCGTCGCCGCGCGCTTCAAGGGCCGGATCTTCGCCTACACGCCGCTGAACGAGCCGCGGATCACCGCATGGTATTGCGGCCGGCTCGGCTGGTGGCCGCCGTTTCGCCGCAGCTGGCGCGGGTTCGTCGCCGTCATGCTCGGTGTTTGCCGCGGCATCATCGCCACGCTCGCGGCGCTGCGCTCCGTCGACCCCGAAATCCTGCCGGTTCACGTCGACGCCACCGATCATTACCACGCCGAGGATCCCTCGCTCGTACTCGAGGCGGAGCACCGGCAGGCGATCGTGTTTCTCGCGCTGGACCTCATTAGCGGCCGGATCACCGACGACCATCCGCTCTTCGGCTGGCTGCTGAGCCACGGCACGACCGAGGGCGAGCTCGCGTGGTTTCGCGACCACGCCGTGCCGCTGCCCTGGCTCGGGCTGAACCTTTATCCGATGTTCACGCGAAAGGTCCTGCAGCGCACCGCGAGCGGCCACACACGAATCAGCATGATCTACTCCACCGAGCAGCTCGTGGAGGACGTCACCCGACTTTACTGGGAACGCTACCACGCCCCGCTGCTGATTTCGGAAACCGCCTCGTCCGGCTCGATCCGGAAGCGCCGGCTCTGGCTCGATGGTTCGGCCCGCGCGGTGCAACGGCTGCGCGCCGAAGGCGTGCCCCTGCTCGGCTATACCTGGTGGCCCTTGTTTGCGCTGGTCACGTGGGGCTACCGACAGGGCGATCTTCCGCCGCAATCCTACTTTCGCCAAATGGGGTTGTGGGATCTCGATCCACACCAGCAGCGCGCACGCACCTCGCTGGTGGACCGCTACCAAGAACTCGTCCGCG is part of the Opitutus terrae PB90-1 genome and harbors:
- the uvrB gene encoding excinuclease ABC subunit UvrB, producing the protein MLFKLHADYQPTGDQPQAIEQLVASIHAGNRHQTLLGVTGSGKTFTMANVIARCERPTLIISHNKTLAAQLYSEFKNFFPENAVEYFVSYYDYYQPEAYIASSDTYIEKDSSINEEIERLRIAATSSLVSRRDVVVVASVSCIYGLGSPEEFTELRIPLRRGEQLGRHRFLERLVDNIYDRNDYELKRGTFRVRGDVVDVMPAYLEHGLRVEFFGDEVEAITEFDPVSGKVLRNLEQFDLYPANQYVTSRGRLDPAIRSIKAELDERVAYFEQKGQYLEAQRVRMRTNYDLEMLQEMGFCNGIENYSRHLTGRKAGERPFCLIDFFPKDFLLMIDESHATVPQIGGMFNGDRARKQTLVDFGFRLPSALDNRPQTFEEFEQITHQALYVSATPAEFELKRSTVVAEQLVRPTGLLDPEIVIRPTKGQVENLIGEIKAAAAAGERVLVTTLTKRLSEDLTSYLREAKIRVEYLHSDIDAIERVEILRNLRLGNFDVLIGINLLREGLDLPEVALVAILDADKEGFLRSETSLVQTAGRAARHEKGRVIFYADNITESIRRTVEIVKYRREKQLAYNVEHGITPRSVKRAAQASLHVYDGSGERDEAAVAEEVDDVAAVIAELEDEMQEAAGRLEFERAAVLRDQINALKSGEYRKPAKPLAAKYPSRKPRAKASGRRR
- a CDS encoding Glu/Leu/Phe/Val family dehydrogenase yields the protein MSKVIISTLYDSDVFKMACRQFDKAADAINLPENLRDRTKYPKRCLAVALPIRRDDGSISVFEGYRVQHNLSTGPSKGGIRYHQNVTIGEVAALAMWMSWKCSLVGLPYGGAKGGVVVDPRELSDGELERLSRRYMQEMVNFLGPHVDVPAPDVGTNERVMAWMMDTYSNHVGHIEPSIVTGKPISVGGSQGRREATGAGVAYLATRYLEDLGLSPASSTVAVQGFGNVGSEAALAFENYGVKVIALSDYTGGVYNPNGINVRKAVAYVRSQKVLRDLPDAEPITNEQLLELPCTVLAPCALERVITEANASKLRCRVLAEGANGPTTNSADRIIDERGDIELIPDVLCNSGGVVVSYFEWIQNLQNYYWDRDEVMKKLYAILDKARESVEYQKRKLKFSRRLAALTLGIQRVADAKAARGLFP
- a CDS encoding glycosyltransferase gives rise to the protein MSSPHSSPIPFTALPPLLRRTESILAHHSRSSDRSRDRQSPWAGPSPATVPPIIALCHLSWDWVWQRPQQFLSRLAKTHRVLFVETYCSDVASTTVQLRVADGHPNVTVCQMFLPASRWADGKFIDRERRRALQRTLATDLAGQFDDAILWFNDPMAVTAFAGRLDESLIVYDCMDELSQFKGAPPALLERERELLELADVVFCGGRKMREKRLRYNANCHFYGTGVDIQHFGAARSDTLAVAPEIAELGGPVLGYFGVIDERIDYELLAKLADANPKWHVVMVGPTTKVDPATFPQRRNLHWLGGRPYAQLPALTKGFSVCLMPFALNEATEYINPTKALEYMAAGRPVVSTALDEVKSNFSSVARIGRSHAEFIEFCRRESAVPSETRVARGLRLAADNTWEAIVAKLEGHVADALAARREESAIEVSTVVPLVGNQTAYV
- the glf gene encoding UDP-galactopyranose mutase encodes the protein MFDYLIVGAGFAGSVLAERLASVQNKKVLLIDRRAHIGGNAYDCHNEHGILIHRYGPHIFHTNSAEIFNYLSRFTEWRQYQHRVRAMVDGRLLPIPINLDTVNELYGLHLTPDGMKEYLASIAEKCEHVRTSEDVVVGSVGRDLYEKFFRGYTRKQWGLDPSELDAQVTARVPVRFNRDDRYFTDTYQAMPARGFTHMFENMLDHPNIKILLNADYREVRDEVSFDQLIFTGPIDEYFDYTFGRLPYRCLEFKHETHHRPVFQPAPVVNYPNEYAYTRVTEFKYLTGQDHPLTSVVYEFPKSEGDPYYPIPRADNAALYKRYQALAANTPGVHFVGRLGTYRYYNMDQVVGQALTVFSRLAQTTRAEALASA
- a CDS encoding glycoside hydrolase family 2 protein, which codes for MFPSSAIPRPEYPRPDRQRGLIEGVDWLNLNGPWQFRFDPQRRGHDEQWFGRSGPEWREQIIVPFCWESLAAWGEADAAGNDHFYSTRVFLKPLEVTRENHRIAARHEVGWYRRRIEIPDNAHWRNHRIILTIGAADFATDCWCNGVHCGHREGGYVPHEFDLTDALTAGDADSPAREALLVLRVEDPMDNREQPVGKQWGWYTPTSGIWQTVFLEPRAATYIDNFRIVSDIDQGRVSFEVACAGLQPNTTALVAIIPPDAPPHQLALTISGSVATGDTEVYPVSLWDTADPKLYRVVFRLLEDEREVDVVRSYFGMRKIGTVPATDVNAPAMLSLNNKPIYLRGALYQSYHPDGVYTATDARTLCRDISFAREAGFDFLRIHIKLDDPLLLYHADTQGMLLMQDFPNFGEGGDTPLGRQRFEEMLRLGLARDFNHPSIIAWCIFNETWGFGGQTELMKVILPTSRATKEEVKEAAQKLINTSSFKWVHEMWQLAKSLDPTRLIEDMSVVAWEHLAAYGHVDTDINSWHFYLDDYAKAKAHIENVIAKTHTGSSFNYIEGYQQRGVPLINSEYGGVGALDGDRDVSWSFKFLTNELRVHGQLSAYIYTELHDVEWEYNGLLNYDRTPKEFGYPPSMINQGDVLPINAPPIAQHAPGSTVEVEVFSSHFSRRRREGVTLQWLVSGMDTLGTHHPQLTRGRARIPFTHHRVELAQRIQVRLPEQPMLCALSVAAVTADGQPVASNYVQHFVCGAPPPEREETANSLILRRRVTDWTDAEWSESHATREDAIKAGCCYGYGAGYFEWEFTDELIPLIGQARRVRVLCEVSSRRIDTPQTDAHRHPTSFELLINDLPVHRTLLPDHPHDSRGALSYLRGGRGGFGYLMRGAIEGELLQQVAAAGARHGTMRLRCAVPADTFPQGGLSVYDYDCGRYPIGPTILIEWEQG
- a CDS encoding family 1 glycosylhydrolase, which gives rise to MVDLRQSHFGKLVASGGFLWCTGIEDTFITAPSPKTGRTLDEYELTGHYEHWREDIDLMAELGVPAARYGIPWHRICPQPGVWDWQWADRPLERMLDRGIAPIVDLVHYGLPAWIEPAYLHPDYPNHVAEFAARVAARFKGRIFAYTPLNEPRITAWYCGRLGWWPPFRRSWRGFVAVMLGVCRGIIATLAALRSVDPEILPVHVDATDHYHAEDPSLVLEAEHRQAIVFLALDLISGRITDDHPLFGWLLSHGTTEGELAWFRDHAVPLPWLGLNLYPMFTRKVLQRTASGHTRISMIYSTEQLVEDVTRLYWERYHAPLLISETASSGSIRKRRLWLDGSARAVQRLRAEGVPLLGYTWWPLFALVTWGYRQGDLPPQSYFRQMGLWDLDPHQQRARTSLVDRYQELVRGGTGSAGPLSAAASRAPVRS